In a single window of the Dysgonomonas mossii genome:
- a CDS encoding glycosyltransferase, giving the protein MVDNVNTYKKLPFSAIVTGYNEGYILEDCLKSISFCENIKYVDQGSNDNSIEIAKQYSNEIIEHKRVPLGEAIVAEYYKSEKNDWILIIDPDERISFELYKDIIALFEKGIPDNIGAILVPCIYYYKKHPLKGTRWGGIHSRMLLFHKDRCKMTGVVHAGRTVLPPYEPFWIAYNGKNIDHHYWMISFSQLREKHLRYLKMEAESRNFMGFIASKKGIIKRPFKAFHSCFLKMKGYKDGLYGLLLSFFWAWYDTCAEIRLYKYQKQQK; this is encoded by the coding sequence ATGGTAGACAATGTTAATACATACAAAAAGCTTCCTTTCAGCGCCATTGTTACAGGGTACAATGAAGGATATATTTTGGAGGATTGTCTGAAGTCAATTTCTTTTTGCGAGAATATTAAATATGTAGATCAAGGCTCTAATGATAATTCGATAGAAATAGCCAAGCAATATAGTAATGAAATCATAGAGCACAAGAGGGTACCGCTAGGCGAAGCTATTGTTGCAGAGTATTACAAATCGGAAAAAAATGATTGGATACTTATAATAGATCCCGATGAACGAATTAGCTTTGAGCTATATAAAGATATAATAGCACTTTTTGAAAAAGGAATCCCTGATAATATTGGAGCAATACTCGTTCCTTGTATATATTATTACAAAAAGCATCCATTGAAAGGAACACGCTGGGGAGGTATTCACTCCCGTATGCTATTGTTTCACAAAGACAGATGTAAAATGACAGGCGTAGTACATGCGGGCAGAACGGTACTTCCTCCTTATGAACCGTTTTGGATTGCATACAATGGGAAAAATATAGATCATCATTATTGGATGATCAGCTTTTCTCAATTGCGGGAAAAACATTTAAGATACTTAAAAATGGAAGCTGAATCAAGAAATTTCATGGGATTTATTGCTTCAAAAAAAGGTATCATAAAACGTCCATTCAAAGCTTTTCACTCCTGTTTTCTCAAGATGAAAGGGTATAAAGACGGATTGTATGGACTCTTATTATCTTTTTTCTGGGCATGGTACGATACATGTGCCGAGATAAGATTATATAAATATCAAAAACAACAGAAATAA